In Aquiflexum balticum DSM 16537, a single genomic region encodes these proteins:
- a CDS encoding YncE family protein, whose amino-acid sequence MIHFRILTAFWLLAFVSVSCTEEVPEVPLGEFEKGVLIINEGAFGANDGEVYHYDPVSGDIKTDIFESKNGRPFAGLIQDMVEAEARMYLVANTGKVEVVDPKDFASLGAVDTDLNISRSIAVANQKLYISDWGPYDENFNSPESYVAVVNGLNGGTISKKIPVPSRPEGLIVAGNYLYVACAVAKKLQIISLATDAVNSSQDVEGTPTKLKIIDGRLYLFARDAGNIYFHEINRNNFNIQSSIKIPLADATSNFAVADGGEVYVLTSTGWPDYNDAVAKVSMNTASVVNPTLFTGSGFYGIGFHPISKEIYIANNNGFQSNGTVIVINIGGQVVETIEAGRGPSGFVFK is encoded by the coding sequence ATGATTCACTTTAGAATACTTACAGCTTTTTGGCTTTTGGCATTTGTTTCTGTTTCCTGTACCGAAGAAGTACCAGAGGTTCCATTGGGGGAATTTGAAAAAGGAGTGTTGATCATCAATGAAGGTGCCTTTGGTGCCAATGATGGGGAGGTTTACCATTATGATCCAGTATCAGGAGATATCAAGACGGATATATTTGAGTCAAAAAACGGTAGACCATTTGCAGGGCTAATACAGGATATGGTAGAAGCCGAAGCGAGAATGTATTTGGTAGCAAATACAGGAAAGGTCGAGGTAGTCGACCCCAAGGATTTTGCCAGTTTGGGAGCAGTGGATACTGATCTGAATATCAGCAGGTCTATTGCTGTCGCCAATCAAAAATTATATATCAGTGACTGGGGCCCATATGATGAGAACTTCAATAGCCCGGAATCTTATGTTGCTGTTGTCAATGGCCTCAATGGAGGAACAATTTCCAAAAAAATCCCTGTTCCAAGCAGGCCGGAAGGATTGATTGTCGCAGGAAATTATCTATATGTTGCTTGTGCTGTTGCTAAAAAACTTCAAATCATTTCCCTGGCTACTGATGCAGTAAATAGCAGTCAGGATGTTGAGGGAACTCCTACCAAACTGAAGATCATTGATGGCAGGTTATATCTTTTTGCAAGGGATGCAGGTAATATCTACTTCCACGAAATCAACAGAAACAATTTTAATATCCAATCCTCGATCAAGATTCCTTTGGCGGATGCAACTTCCAATTTTGCTGTAGCTGATGGGGGTGAGGTTTATGTATTGACCTCTACAGGTTGGCCGGATTACAATGATGCTGTTGCCAAAGTTTCCATGAATACCGCTTCGGTGGTCAATCCAACTCTGTTTACAGGTTCAGGATTCTATGGAATTGGGTTCCATCCTATAAGCAAGGAAATTTATATTGCTAACAACAATGGATTTCAGAGCAATGGTACTGTCATCGTTATCAATATTGGAGGTCAGGTAGTTGAAACCATTGAAGCTGGTAGAGGTCCGTCGGGATTCGTGTTTAAATGA
- a CDS encoding aspartate carbamoyltransferase catalytic subunit: MSQLSTRHLLGIKDITSEDIQLIFETADNFKEVLNRPIKKVPSLRDITIANIFFENSTRTRLSFELAEKRLSADVINFSSSNSSVKKGETLIDTVNNILSMKVDMVVMRHSSVGAPHFLSKHIKANIVNAGDGTHEHPTQALLDAFSIREKLGDVAGKKVAIIGDILHSRVALSNIFCLQKLGAEVMVCGPITLLPKHIGSLGVKIEHDVEKALQWCDVANVLRIQLERQQIKYFPSLREYSLYFGINRKMLDRLDKEIVIMHPGPINRGVELNSDVADSEHSIILQQVENGVAIRMAVLYLLAGAK, encoded by the coding sequence ATGTCACAACTCAGCACCAGACACCTTCTAGGAATTAAAGATATTACTTCAGAGGACATCCAGCTCATTTTCGAAACAGCCGATAATTTCAAAGAAGTACTCAATCGGCCAATCAAAAAAGTACCCTCCTTGAGAGACATTACCATCGCCAATATATTTTTTGAAAATTCCACAAGAACCAGACTTTCCTTTGAACTGGCTGAAAAAAGGCTTTCCGCAGATGTGATTAATTTTTCATCCTCAAATTCCTCAGTCAAAAAAGGTGAAACCCTCATAGACACAGTCAATAATATTCTTTCCATGAAAGTGGACATGGTGGTGATGAGACACAGCAGTGTAGGCGCACCGCATTTTTTATCCAAACATATCAAAGCCAATATCGTCAATGCTGGTGACGGTACCCATGAACATCCCACCCAAGCGCTATTGGATGCCTTCTCAATCCGCGAAAAACTGGGAGATGTGGCTGGCAAAAAAGTAGCTATTATCGGAGATATCCTTCACTCAAGGGTTGCCCTTTCCAACATATTTTGCCTGCAAAAATTGGGGGCAGAAGTAATGGTCTGCGGTCCGATTACCTTATTGCCCAAGCATATCGGAAGTCTGGGAGTGAAAATCGAGCATGATGTCGAAAAAGCCCTGCAATGGTGTGATGTGGCAAATGTCCTGCGAATCCAATTGGAAAGACAACAGATCAAATACTTCCCTTCACTCAGAGAATATTCCCTTTACTTTGGTATAAACAGGAAAATGCTGGACCGATTGGACAAAGAGATCGTTATCATGCATCCCGGCCCTATCAACAGAGGAGTGGAATTAAATTCCGATGTAGCAGACAGCGAACATTCTATTATTTTGCAGCAAGTGGAAAATGGGGTGGCGATTAGGATGGCGGTTCTGTATCTGTTGGCAGGGGCGAAGTAG
- the pyrR gene encoding bifunctional pyr operon transcriptional regulator/uracil phosphoribosyltransferase PyrR has translation MHKRLVLDQQQIAIILKRFCHQLIENHDNFENTVLLGLQPRGPIVLNKIVRLLNEISGIKVPFGYLDATFHRDDFRRRDFPLKANETKIDFLIEGKKVILIDDVLYKGRSVRAALDAMIAFGRPQKVELMILVDRKYTRDYPIMPDYCGFRVNTLETQYVSVEWAENGFEKDAIWITEKV, from the coding sequence ATGCATAAAAGACTAGTCCTTGATCAGCAGCAGATTGCCATCATCCTGAAGCGATTCTGCCATCAATTGATAGAAAATCACGATAATTTTGAAAACACCGTACTTTTAGGATTACAGCCTCGTGGACCGATTGTTTTGAACAAAATTGTAAGGCTACTAAATGAAATCTCAGGAATAAAAGTGCCATTTGGGTATTTGGATGCCACTTTTCATAGGGATGATTTCAGAAGAAGGGATTTCCCACTTAAAGCCAATGAAACAAAAATAGATTTCCTCATTGAGGGAAAGAAGGTAATTTTGATAGACGATGTGCTCTATAAAGGCCGGTCTGTCAGGGCTGCTTTGGATGCAATGATTGCCTTTGGAAGACCCCAAAAAGTAGAGCTTATGATTTTGGTAGATAGAAAATATACCAGGGATTACCCTATCATGCCTGATTATTGTGGTTTCCGGGTCAACACTCTTGAAACCCAATATGTCTCCGTAGAGTGGGCAGAAAATGGTTTTGAAAAAGACGCAATTTGGATTACCGAAAAAGTATAA
- a CDS encoding transcriptional regulator yields the protein MRIILTLFIIFIASSKTFPQLMYLERIEVESGYSDNDFMVIPRADGLMAFRTQPEKGFNFKSTLQYFQADFELKSDIFKEIPIKENYELISYDLEGDYFYALFQRGTSLASDRYLIEVNLIEDTATEIALENIYTMELKEFFVLNRNAVFMGTTDSRPIVQIFDMSASNVITVQGIYSKETNIVQLRKDSELGLLDILVSRRDKFKMKQLSLITFDEKGNKIREVAIGRLKDPNWELVEGILTPIQNYQQSIFGTYGQRKREAYQGIYQVDINEFGEYSIRYFTLEDFPNFYNYLNEKQRIKKWQSLDRAIAKGKSPSIKPVLSSREVHSTDQGFLVYSDNFLATNPRYIQRDGVYANDAYRFNPYRMNPFQYDGFPSNLGSRYGASSLQTEGEYRFQSAYFLYLSKDGQVIWENAFNLNNKVSFGPGKYGEVNFDGEKLHYMFLDGSEIYLSYLKNGEVIFENLAFEIQLINEKERIKDTQESSLTLSSWYMNYYLLSGKQRVRYQDEEGKEKVRDVFFITKIKLDGDLYVPQDEF from the coding sequence ATGAGAATAATTCTAACGCTGTTTATAATATTTATAGCTTCTTCAAAAACTTTCCCCCAATTGATGTATCTGGAAAGAATTGAAGTTGAATCCGGTTATTCGGATAACGATTTTATGGTTATCCCCCGTGCAGATGGTTTGATGGCATTTAGAACCCAACCAGAAAAAGGTTTTAATTTCAAATCAACCCTTCAATATTTTCAGGCGGATTTTGAACTGAAATCCGATATTTTTAAAGAAATCCCCATCAAGGAAAATTATGAATTGATCAGCTACGATCTTGAGGGAGATTATTTTTATGCCTTATTCCAAAGGGGAACTTCATTAGCCTCTGACCGATATCTAATCGAAGTCAACCTGATCGAAGATACAGCAACAGAAATAGCCCTTGAAAACATTTACACCATGGAGCTGAAGGAATTTTTTGTCCTTAACAGAAATGCGGTTTTTATGGGCACAACAGATTCCAGGCCAATTGTTCAGATATTTGATATGAGTGCCTCCAATGTAATTACTGTACAAGGTATATATTCAAAAGAAACCAATATAGTTCAATTAAGAAAAGACAGTGAATTGGGACTCTTGGACATTTTGGTCAGCCGCCGCGACAAATTTAAAATGAAGCAACTTTCACTTATTACATTTGATGAAAAAGGGAATAAAATCAGGGAAGTTGCTATTGGCAGATTGAAGGATCCAAATTGGGAATTGGTAGAAGGAATCCTGACTCCCATCCAAAATTACCAGCAATCCATCTTTGGTACATACGGGCAGAGAAAAAGGGAGGCTTACCAAGGGATCTATCAAGTTGATATCAATGAATTTGGTGAATATTCCATCAGGTATTTTACTCTTGAGGATTTCCCTAATTTTTATAATTATCTCAATGAAAAACAAAGAATAAAAAAATGGCAGAGTTTGGACCGTGCCATTGCAAAAGGGAAATCCCCTTCTATAAAACCTGTTCTATCTTCCCGAGAAGTACACTCCACCGATCAGGGATTTCTTGTTTACAGTGATAATTTCTTGGCAACAAACCCTCGGTATATCCAAAGGGATGGGGTTTATGCCAATGATGCTTACAGATTCAATCCCTACAGGATGAATCCTTTCCAATATGATGGATTTCCAAGTAATCTGGGTTCCAGATATGGTGCGAGTTCTCTCCAAACCGAAGGAGAATACAGGTTTCAGTCCGCCTATTTCCTCTATTTATCGAAAGATGGCCAGGTAATTTGGGAAAATGCATTTAACCTTAACAACAAAGTTTCTTTTGGACCAGGTAAATATGGCGAGGTTAATTTTGATGGTGAAAAACTCCATTATATGTTCCTTGATGGAAGTGAAATTTACCTGAGTTACCTCAAAAACGGGGAAGTTATCTTTGAAAATCTAGCTTTCGAAATTCAATTGATCAATGAAAAGGAACGTATCAAAGACACACAGGAAAGCAGTCTTACCTTATCCTCCTGGTATATGAATTATTATTTACTTTCAGGAAAACAGCGCGTAAGATATCAGGATGAAGAGGGTAAAGAAAAGGTTAGGGATGTATTTTTTATTACAAAAATAAAATTGGACGGAGACTTGTATGTACCTCAGGATGAATTTTAA
- a CDS encoding EVE domain-containing protein, which produces MNYWLVKSEPESYSWDDLQSKGEDIWDGIRNYQARNYLKEMRVGDQVLFYHSGKAKEIVGVAKVSMEAFPDPNDKEQKDWMAVKLVPSKSLPKPLNLEQIKSDDLLSGMILLKQSRLSVMPLEKPQFEHIIKITS; this is translated from the coding sequence ATGAATTATTGGTTAGTCAAATCAGAACCTGAGTCTTACAGTTGGGATGACCTTCAATCCAAGGGAGAAGATATTTGGGATGGTATCCGAAATTATCAGGCGAGAAATTATCTGAAAGAAATGAGGGTCGGAGATCAGGTTTTGTTTTACCATAGCGGTAAAGCAAAAGAAATAGTCGGTGTCGCAAAAGTCAGTATGGAGGCCTTCCCTGACCCTAATGATAAAGAACAAAAAGATTGGATGGCCGTAAAATTGGTTCCATCTAAATCACTTCCAAAACCACTTAACTTAGAGCAAATAAAATCTGATGACTTATTAAGCGGAATGATCTTACTCAAACAATCCCGATTATCTGTCATGCCTCTGGAAAAGCCTCAATTTGAGCATATTATTAAAATAACTTCATGA
- the polX gene encoding DNA polymerase/3'-5' exonuclease PolX, whose translation MELHDENIFKIRSYQSAVNTIDRGDVSIEGKNLQELQEINGIGKSIAEVIHALETTGTSPYMEELLAKTPIGILEVLEIKGLGPKKVKVLWEELNITSIHELMEACQSGQVAKTKGFGEKTQESIIQSLEFRASNQGKWLYADIEDAMIRFQEKVKSVKGVEAVTPVGEFARKLEIIESVEWLIATTDHTAVISDFSSMENIEQNKKSSSPFKWRGKMLDPEIALLIHFTQPTEFIKEKIIRTGSKAHLLYPLMDHKPFIELLREGEDFYNEEEAYRKAGLPWIPEELREGYFEFEWAKENKIQNLLEEKDLKGILHNHSTYSDGKHSLRQMAEYCKELGYEYLGISDHSRTASYAGGLEIEKVQLQQKEIDELNKELAPFKIFKGIESDILLDGSLDYPDEVLKSFDFIVSSIHSSLGMDRKKATARLLKAIENPYTTILGHPTGRLLLRREGYPIDHKAIIDACAKFNVIIEINANPWRLDLDWRWIQYAMEKGVRLSINPDAHEMEGYADMRYGVLVGRKGGLTTDMTFNALSLAEMEDYLMNRKNKFS comes from the coding sequence ATGGAGCTCCATGATGAAAATATTTTTAAAATCAGAAGTTATCAATCAGCAGTTAACACCATTGACCGGGGTGATGTTTCTATAGAAGGAAAAAATCTGCAGGAACTCCAGGAAATCAATGGAATCGGGAAAAGCATAGCGGAGGTGATACATGCCTTGGAAACCACAGGAACAAGCCCTTACATGGAAGAGTTGTTGGCAAAAACTCCAATCGGAATCTTGGAGGTACTTGAAATAAAAGGATTGGGACCAAAGAAAGTAAAGGTGCTCTGGGAGGAATTGAATATTACCTCAATCCATGAACTGATGGAAGCATGCCAATCAGGCCAAGTTGCCAAAACAAAGGGCTTTGGTGAAAAAACTCAGGAAAGTATCATTCAGTCTTTGGAATTCAGGGCTTCTAACCAAGGAAAATGGCTTTATGCAGATATTGAAGATGCAATGATTCGGTTCCAGGAAAAAGTCAAATCTGTCAAAGGTGTTGAAGCAGTGACTCCTGTAGGTGAATTTGCCCGTAAATTGGAAATTATAGAGTCTGTAGAATGGTTGATCGCAACAACTGACCACACAGCTGTAATATCCGATTTTTCCTCAATGGAGAATATCGAACAAAACAAAAAATCGTCAAGCCCATTTAAGTGGAGAGGTAAAATGCTTGATCCTGAGATAGCTCTATTGATTCACTTTACCCAACCAACTGAATTTATCAAAGAAAAAATCATAAGAACGGGTAGTAAAGCTCATTTGCTTTATCCTTTAATGGATCATAAACCATTTATTGAACTGCTCCGAGAAGGGGAAGACTTTTACAATGAAGAAGAAGCATACAGGAAAGCCGGTCTTCCCTGGATACCGGAAGAATTGAGAGAAGGTTATTTTGAATTTGAATGGGCAAAAGAGAATAAGATTCAGAATTTATTGGAAGAGAAGGACCTCAAAGGCATTCTTCACAACCACTCCACATACAGTGATGGAAAGCATAGCTTGAGGCAAATGGCTGAATACTGTAAAGAACTGGGGTATGAATATCTTGGAATTTCTGACCATAGTAGGACGGCATCTTATGCAGGTGGTCTGGAAATTGAAAAAGTTCAGCTCCAGCAAAAAGAGATTGATGAACTGAATAAGGAACTGGCGCCATTCAAAATCTTTAAAGGAATTGAAAGTGATATTTTATTGGATGGGAGCCTGGATTATCCTGATGAGGTTTTGAAAAGCTTTGATTTTATTGTTTCATCCATCCATTCCAGTTTGGGGATGGACAGAAAAAAAGCAACGGCAAGATTGTTGAAAGCCATTGAAAATCCCTATACCACGATCCTTGGACACCCGACGGGAAGGCTTTTGTTGAGAAGAGAGGGTTACCCTATTGACCATAAAGCAATCATAGATGCCTGCGCTAAATTCAATGTAATCATTGAAATCAATGCCAACCCCTGGCGACTGGACCTCGACTGGAGATGGATACAATATGCTATGGAAAAAGGAGTCAGGTTGTCCATCAATCCTGATGCCCATGAAATGGAAGGCTATGCAGACATGCGGTATGGGGTTTTGGTCGGAAGAAAAGGAGGTCTGACCACAGATATGACTTTCAATGCCTTATCCCTTGCCGAAATGGAAGATTATTTAATGAATAGGAAAAATAAATTCAGCTAA
- a CDS encoding putative oxidoreductase C-terminal domain-containing protein: MKKRFPTISFFAFFIYFQFCTAPKNETMNRQDKDKVIIMSLDPGHFHAGLIHKTMYPQVDSTVYVFAPEGAELDDYIKRIEGYNSREESPTAWNIEVQKGEDFLAKMISEKPGNVMVVAGKNDQKIDYINAAIANGIHVYADKPLVINQEGFQKLVIAFEAASQKNLLLYDIMTERFEIASLLQRELSILPEVFGELETGTLENPAISKESVHHFFKYVSGNPLVRPDWFFDVRKEGEGIVDVTTHLVDLIQWEAFPEVILDTTDVQMLTAKRWPTPLTLDEFTKVTRKQEFPESLEKDLKDGNLEVFCNGEMNYTLKGKHAKVSVIWNFEAPEGAGDTHYSMMRGAKANLIIRQGKEENFKPTLYVALLEGQEKALENAIASTLQVKYPGLGLQKQENGEYLVVIPDSYHIGHEAHFGQVTEKFLEYYKSGTMPEWEIPNMIVKYYTTTKALEMANSY; encoded by the coding sequence ATGAAAAAGCGTTTTCCCACCATTTCATTTTTTGCTTTTTTTATTTATTTCCAATTCTGTACCGCTCCAAAAAATGAAACCATGAACCGACAGGATAAGGACAAAGTAATCATCATGAGTCTGGATCCCGGTCATTTCCATGCCGGGCTCATCCACAAAACCATGTACCCACAGGTTGATTCGACTGTTTATGTTTTTGCACCTGAAGGTGCAGAATTGGATGATTATATCAAGAGGATTGAAGGTTACAACTCACGTGAAGAATCCCCGACCGCATGGAACATTGAAGTCCAAAAAGGCGAAGATTTTTTAGCGAAAATGATTTCTGAAAAACCCGGTAATGTCATGGTAGTTGCCGGAAAAAATGACCAAAAAATCGATTATATCAATGCAGCTATTGCCAATGGCATACATGTCTATGCTGACAAACCATTGGTCATCAATCAGGAAGGTTTTCAAAAATTGGTTATAGCCTTTGAAGCAGCTTCTCAAAAGAATTTGCTTTTGTATGACATCATGACGGAGCGGTTTGAAATTGCTTCCTTGCTTCAGCGTGAACTTTCCATACTACCGGAGGTTTTTGGAGAATTGGAAACAGGAACCCTAGAAAATCCTGCAATATCCAAAGAAAGCGTACATCATTTTTTCAAGTATGTTTCCGGTAATCCTTTGGTCCGACCGGATTGGTTTTTTGATGTGCGCAAAGAAGGGGAAGGTATTGTCGATGTGACCACACATTTGGTGGATTTGATCCAATGGGAGGCCTTTCCGGAGGTGATTTTAGACACAACAGATGTACAGATGTTGACAGCCAAAAGATGGCCTACTCCTTTGACTTTGGATGAGTTTACCAAAGTCACCCGTAAGCAAGAGTTTCCGGAGTCTTTGGAAAAAGATCTGAAAGACGGAAACCTTGAAGTATTTTGCAATGGAGAAATGAATTATACGCTGAAAGGCAAACATGCCAAAGTCAGCGTCATCTGGAATTTTGAGGCGCCGGAGGGTGCCGGAGATACGCATTACAGCATGATGCGAGGTGCCAAAGCAAACCTCATTATCCGGCAGGGAAAAGAAGAAAACTTCAAACCGACTTTGTATGTGGCCCTGTTGGAAGGCCAAGAAAAAGCACTCGAAAATGCGATAGCGTCAACCCTTCAAGTCAAATACCCCGGGCTTGGACTTCAAAAACAAGAAAATGGAGAATACCTCGTAGTCATTCCTGACAGCTACCATATCGGGCATGAAGCGCATTTTGGGCAGGTCACGGAGAAGTTTTTAGAATATTATAAATCAGGAACAATGCCTGAATGGGAAATTCCCAATATGATTGTGAAGTACTATACTACTACAAAAGCCTTGGAAATGGCCAATTCCTATTAA
- a CDS encoding Gfo/Idh/MocA family protein translates to MKRRKFIKTTSMATTILGFPTIVPASVFGKNAPSNKINIGQIGCGRIAREHDLPGTWQHDVARIVAVSDVDSKRMREGKELVEKYYTEKMGTPYLNVKQYGDYHEMLADKDIDAVIISTPDHWHSQPAMEAALAGKHIYLQKPTSLTIKEGRQLVEVVNKTGVVLQLGTQQRSSEQFRIAAELVRNGRIGKLHTVRIGLPGDPSGPEAPAMPIPSNLNFDMWLGSTPEVPYTEIGVHPQHDYSRPGWLRLENYGAGMITGWGQHHFDSAAWGMDTELTGPRFIEAVAEFPRSGLWNVHGDFMVKAEYDNGITMFTSGGYPNGIRYEGSEGWVWVSRGSYTASASDPVAQGNNAKALDASDPKILQSVIGPGEIHLYQSEEHHGNWLDCIQSGKEPLSPAEIGHRACSVCLVSHVAMKVGRKLEWDPKAERFVNDDEANSHLSRPQRAPYGTDYVKI, encoded by the coding sequence ATGAAAAGAAGAAAATTTATAAAAACGACCAGCATGGCCACAACTATCCTCGGATTCCCTACCATTGTTCCGGCTTCTGTTTTTGGAAAAAATGCACCAAGTAATAAAATCAATATTGGCCAGATTGGCTGTGGAAGGATCGCTCGGGAACACGACCTTCCCGGGACTTGGCAACATGATGTGGCCCGGATTGTGGCTGTGTCGGATGTGGACAGCAAAAGAATGAGAGAGGGTAAGGAATTGGTGGAAAAGTATTATACAGAAAAAATGGGTACGCCTTACCTCAATGTCAAACAATACGGTGATTATCATGAGATGCTTGCTGATAAAGACATTGATGCTGTAATCATCAGTACACCCGACCATTGGCATTCACAGCCAGCCATGGAGGCTGCACTGGCCGGAAAGCACATCTATTTACAAAAACCCACCTCCTTGACCATCAAAGAGGGCAGACAATTGGTAGAAGTAGTCAACAAAACCGGGGTAGTTCTCCAACTCGGAACCCAGCAGCGGTCCAGTGAGCAATTTAGGATTGCAGCTGAATTGGTCAGGAATGGAAGAATCGGAAAGTTGCATACTGTCAGGATTGGACTTCCCGGTGACCCTTCAGGACCTGAAGCACCTGCCATGCCCATACCTTCCAACCTTAATTTTGATATGTGGCTGGGATCCACTCCTGAAGTTCCTTATACAGAAATAGGCGTACATCCTCAGCATGATTACAGTCGCCCCGGTTGGCTTAGACTAGAAAATTACGGTGCGGGAATGATCACAGGATGGGGACAGCATCACTTTGATTCTGCTGCTTGGGGCATGGATACCGAACTTACAGGCCCAAGGTTTATCGAAGCTGTTGCAGAGTTTCCTCGATCCGGATTGTGGAATGTCCACGGCGACTTTATGGTCAAGGCAGAGTATGACAATGGCATCACAATGTTCACGAGTGGAGGCTATCCCAATGGAATCCGCTATGAAGGATCTGAGGGATGGGTCTGGGTTTCAAGAGGAAGTTACACCGCTTCTGCAAGCGATCCGGTTGCTCAAGGAAACAATGCCAAAGCTTTGGATGCTTCAGACCCGAAAATTCTCCAATCGGTAATCGGACCAGGAGAAATCCATTTGTACCAAAGTGAAGAGCATCACGGCAATTGGCTGGATTGTATCCAATCCGGAAAAGAACCACTTTCGCCAGCTGAGATCGGTCACCGTGCATGCTCAGTCTGCTTGGTCAGCCATGTTGCAATGAAAGTGGGAAGGAAATTGGAATGGGATCCAAAAGCAGAAAGATTTGTCAATGACGATGAGGCAAACTCCCATCTTAGCAGACCTCAACGCGCACCCTATGGAACTGATTATGTCAAAATCTAA
- a CDS encoding DUF6807 domain-containing protein — protein sequence MRFKRLFCYSSFLLILPAMAFSQKVTLEETSTGFDFKSGNQLVLTYQTTMAGVPDGVKSEFSKSGFIHPLNSPSCQRLTRIQPPDHYHHYGIWGPWTKTTIEGREVDFWNLGDGKGRVDFGKLISKKANKDFAEIVVRQNHMDLLAPSGPQLALEEDLNIRVWTKKTEHFLIDYTTTISTPLSSSVMLDAYRYGGGIGFRATEIWDPSNSTISTSEGLDRKGADGSFAKWVIVQGVSDAASGRSGILFLSHPSNRSHPEPMRVWPEDSNDGKENVFIEFCPIRHESWEILPGKKYTLKYRMVVFDGELSTNEAENYWKEFSKK from the coding sequence ATGAGATTCAAAAGACTTTTCTGTTATAGCTCATTTCTACTGATTCTCCCGGCAATGGCCTTTTCACAAAAAGTCACATTAGAAGAAACTTCCACAGGCTTTGATTTCAAGTCGGGAAATCAACTCGTATTAACTTATCAGACGACCATGGCAGGTGTTCCTGATGGAGTAAAATCCGAATTCAGTAAATCCGGTTTTATCCATCCCCTGAATTCTCCTTCTTGCCAGAGGTTGACTAGAATCCAACCACCGGACCATTACCATCATTACGGCATTTGGGGTCCTTGGACCAAAACTACCATTGAAGGTCGGGAGGTGGATTTTTGGAATTTGGGAGACGGTAAAGGCAGGGTGGATTTTGGAAAGCTTATCTCCAAGAAAGCCAATAAGGATTTTGCCGAGATAGTGGTCAGACAAAACCACATGGATCTTTTGGCTCCTTCGGGACCACAGCTGGCATTGGAGGAAGATTTGAACATTAGAGTTTGGACCAAGAAAACCGAACATTTTCTTATCGATTATACCACTACTATTTCCACACCTTTATCCTCAAGCGTCATGTTAGATGCCTACAGGTATGGCGGAGGAATCGGCTTCAGGGCAACTGAAATTTGGGATCCTTCGAACAGTACCATTTCGACTTCGGAGGGCTTAGACCGGAAAGGCGCAGACGGAAGTTTTGCCAAATGGGTGATAGTACAAGGTGTGAGTGATGCTGCATCAGGAAGAAGCGGCATTTTATTTCTCAGCCATCCTAGCAACAGGTCGCATCCTGAACCAATGCGGGTTTGGCCTGAAGACTCCAACGATGGTAAAGAAAATGTCTTTATAGAATTTTGTCCGATCAGACACGAATCTTGGGAGATCCTTCCTGGAAAAAAATACACCCTAAAATACAGAATGGTAGTTTTTGATGGGGAGTTGTCAACAAATGAAGCCGAAAATTATTGGAAGGAATTTTCCAAAAAATAA